One segment of Mycolicibacterium baixiangningiae DNA contains the following:
- a CDS encoding ABC transporter ATP-binding protein: MTIEDLSGVHREINAAEGESLLETHDLTVKFGGLTALDAVSFDIRRGEILGLIGPNGAGKTTCFNAITGVYRPSSGSVTFDGKPLGRIKRHQITRRGIARTFQNIRLFGEMTALENVMVGTDARHLTSVPGALVRTPRHRREEKSAIERSAALLHFVGIAHRGEEKAKNLPYGDQRRLEIARALATEPKLLCLDEPAAGFNPAEKAALIELIRKIRDDGYTVLLIEHDMRLVMGVTDRIVVLEFGRKIADGLPAAIREDPKVIAAYLGVPDDEIG, from the coding sequence ATGACCATCGAGGACCTCTCGGGCGTCCATCGGGAGATCAACGCCGCCGAGGGCGAGTCGCTGCTGGAGACACACGATCTGACGGTCAAGTTCGGCGGGCTGACCGCGCTGGACGCGGTGTCCTTCGACATCCGCCGCGGCGAGATCCTCGGCCTGATCGGTCCGAACGGCGCCGGCAAGACCACGTGCTTCAACGCGATCACCGGTGTGTACCGGCCCAGTTCGGGCTCCGTCACGTTCGACGGCAAACCGCTGGGACGGATTAAACGTCACCAGATCACCCGTCGCGGCATCGCGCGTACCTTCCAGAACATCCGGCTGTTCGGTGAGATGACGGCGCTGGAGAACGTCATGGTGGGTACCGATGCGCGGCATCTGACCTCCGTGCCTGGTGCGCTGGTCCGCACGCCGCGGCACCGGCGGGAAGAGAAGTCGGCGATCGAACGGTCGGCCGCACTGCTCCACTTCGTCGGCATCGCGCACCGCGGTGAGGAGAAGGCGAAGAACCTGCCCTACGGCGACCAGCGGCGACTCGAGATCGCCCGCGCACTGGCGACCGAACCCAAACTGCTGTGCCTCGACGAACCGGCAGCGGGGTTCAACCCCGCGGAGAAGGCCGCGCTGATCGAGCTGATCCGCAAGATCCGCGACGACGGCTACACCGTGCTGCTGATCGAACACGACATGCGATTGGTGATGGGCGTGACCGACCGGATCGTGGTGCTGGAGTTCGGGCGCAAGATCGCCGACGGGCT